The sequence ACATCACTGAAGATGAGGATATGAAACCAGAGTTTATTTAACTTTGCAAGTTGGGCTGCAAtctatttctggaaaaaaaaaaaaaaagacttaaaaattctttccttctctatGTTCATACtaatactatttacaatagccgagacattcaaacaaactaaatgtacatagacagatgaatggataagttgtggtgtatatgtatacacacacacacacacacatggaatagttctcagccataaaaagaatgaaataatgtcatttgcagcaacatggatggacttagaaatTATCACACTaagcaaagtcagaaagagaaagatgaatgccACATGAAAtcatttatacatggaatctaaaatacaactctattcaatatcccgggtgaaacagtggaaaagtatatgaaaaaagaatatacgtataactgaatgacttttcaatatagcagaaattagcacaatattttaaatcaacaatACCTCCATAAAGTTAAAAAAGTCTTTCCTATTGCTATTTCTCAGATACttccaagaaataaaataattaattaagcACTAATTAAAACATtgcttcttagttttcttttagattcttcCATTCAGTATAGCTTGTAATCAATATTTTGccatggacttatttacaaacatttttatttcgaATGAAAAAATATGGCctgtaaacatttttcttttagctatacacacacacacacacacacacacacacacattccattgattttgaaaaagaaatctgccactgctttGAACTTATtgcttttaaacttgtttttttgGCAACGCCATGGCATTGGGGATCTGAgtaccccaaccagggatcaaatccatgccctctgaattggaagcagagtcttaacctctggaccaccagggaagtctctgagctTATTACTTGTAAGATATGCATTTAACActcaagaaactgaaaatgttaaAGCCAGAAAGCCTATGTGAAGCTAACAAATCCTTGGACCCCTCTTCATCCCTGGAATTGGTAACTTACTTGTACATTGTCAGTGTCCGGATCAGTCAGTAAACTCCTCAGGCACAGGAACCAGGAGTTATTGTGTAGTTCCAAAGCCCAGCCTGACATTGGGCACCTAATAGGTGTTCAATCATCACTTCTTAAATTGAAAGGATTATATCAGGCATAGATGGGACTCACATTTTCACATGGACAACAACTTTAGCCCATTTcattgtattatttcattttatatacgtataaatatatataactatataaataaaaatgtatataaatgtgtatatatgtgtaaatatttagTTTTCAGTTAAACTATTCCATGAAGAAATCCAGATTCCCTACATACTCTGTTGTCTCTGTTAAAGCCATGGGGGGAAGATAATGATACAGtacccacctcatgcgaagagctgactcactggaaaagactccgatgctgggagggattgggggcaggaggaaaaggggacgacagaggatgggatgaatggatggcatcaccgactcaatggacgtgagtctgggtgaactctgggagttggtgatggacaggtaggcctggcgtgctgcgattcatggggtcgcaaagaatcggacatgactgagcgactgaactgaactgaactaaactgaatcttCAAAGATGGCTCTCACAATCATTCTAGAATCATTCACATTCATCCTAGAATCCGTGCCCTTCTGTGGTCCTTCCTAGACTAAACTGGATTTGGGCCCATACATAGTAAAGGAATAACTCAGCAGGCTTGAGATGGTCAGATTCTGCACTTTTTAAGGAGAGGACTGACCTCTGACTATCTCCTGGGAGGTAATCTCTAAGACCTTGCCAAATTCTTTCTGATAAGAGTCCCTGTGTATATCCAGTGCCTTAAGTCATAACCAGATAGTTCATGTTAACTGTGTGATTGATGGTATACATCTCGAACTCTGAACCCATCTGTATCAGTTTGACCTCTGGAGGATAGGGAGACCGAGTAACTGATCAATCATGTGGACATTCTATGCTTATGAGACTACCCTTAATAAAAACCTTGGACAAGGCTCAGGTGAGCTCCCTGGTTGGCCACACTTTGTGCGTGTTATCACACATCGGTACTGAGACAATTAAGTGTTATCTGTGTTCTCCACTGGCAGAGTGCAGCTGGAAGCTTGCACTTGGTTTCTCCTGGGCTCTGCTCTTTGCTCCTGTTCCCTTTGCTGATTTTAACTTGTGCCCTTTCACTGGAGTAAATCTTAACTGTGAGTATGATAGCATTTCTGAGTTCTTTTCTTCTAGAGAAGCTGCAGTCCTGATGGCAGTCTCGAGGACCCTACACAGAGCCTGTAACTTGCTTCAACCAgcagaatgaagcagaagtgacACTGTGCCTGTTCTGGGTATACACCTTGAGAAGGCCTAGAAACTTCTGCTCCTGCAGTTAGCATGTCCTGAGTAATAGTAACTAGAGAGCTCAGGAAGAGGAAAGGCTCAGCCAGCCCAGCAGCACAGTCAAATCTCTCAAGATATCAGTCTCAGCGACTGGCTGTCTGCAACCATGCAAGATCCCATCAAAGACAACTGCCCAGTTAACCCAAAGAATCATGAGCCGtaacaaaattgtttttttaaaacactacATTTTGCTGTAGCTTGCTACGTAGCACCAGGTAACTGAAACCGCTGAATGATAAAATAATTGAAGACATTCAGAATTTAACTGGCTAAGAGATCACACATAAGTAACTGTCACAAATGATTACTTTAATAATTCAACTCAAAACAATTTTCCTAAATTGAAagcaagaaacattttttaaagaggacTTGGATTTAATAAAATTCTCTCAGGCTGCAGAAGTTGTATATTTTGTTTTAGGCTCCAGGCTTATTTTCATAGCTTATGTAAACAATACCTCACACAGGAATAGTCTTTAGGAGGTTTCAAAgctctttgtgttttatttaattttatccttAAAATGAAACTATGAGGTAGTTGATTTCATCCaaaatttaaagataaggaaagagaGCTCCCTGGCAGACAAGGAGCTGGGAACAGTGGTTTCAACTGCTCCAGACTTGCCCTCTGGATGCTGCTGGGCTCCCCTGGTCACCCTACAGTGAAGTCCCCAGGAGGAAAAGATGCCAAGCTCAGACACATAATGTCTGAAAATACTACGGAACGTTTCTACTCACGGATTTCACTGCACGTTGTTCAGTGACTATTTTAGCAAGTTAAAACGTGCCTCTTCAGTCATGAGAGCACAAAGTCCATGCGATTGGGGAACAGCAATAATCCTGGCCCTTTTATCTAATCATCAGCAAGTCTTCCTCTAGGACATTAGATGTcttataaatatttgcaaatttgcTTGGCAAGTATTTACCCTTTAGTGAAAACAAGTGGTCTTAGAAGAGAGCTAACAAGTCACTTAGGATGGGTGAGGGTAGGCTGATAAAAGCCCACTTCCAGGAAAATGAAACCTGAGCTTCTTATAAAATGTCAATCATCCCAGATAATGGTGACCATTTAGGTAGGTAAACTCAGAGTTTTCACTTCTCTGTCTTGTGTTTATACCTCACATCAGGCAGTTTCAAATGACTTCATGCATCTGTAAGCTTTTAAATGGAGAGACCAAAGTACAAAGAAGTATATTGTTTTGGATCATTCTGCAAATCAaacacatacttttaaaaatcaaatattctttCCCTGTGTTAAGAACAAACCCCAAGTGCCTGATCAGCCAATTATTTCCACGAGGCAAAAATACAGTTATGCAGTGttggtggagaaggcaaagaATTTCCTTAGCCACCCATGAAGGAAGATGAGGGGCCTTATCCACTGGCTGGCTACCCTTACAAAGACTGCATGGAAATTTGGTGGACACAGAGCACAATGCTCTATACTTAAGAATATTTTCCGAGGCACAGATGTTTTTCTCTTAACTGTGAACGCTGGCTGACTTGTCTATATCCTTTTTCAGGGCTCAGCAGACAGGATGTCTTGGGAGTAGCTTGTACCCCTATAACTTGGGGCTGATGACTCTTGCTAGATGGAAAATACATCTTTGGCTAGACAGACATGAATCAATATTATacaaaaatgtttccattttgggAAGCTCCCAGAGAGAAACCTGTCTTTCTGGCTCTGGGCACATGCAAGTAACCAGCAGGACACCTCAGTGAAAGAGAAAATGGATTTCCAATAGTTTGCCATGATGGTGATATGAGATTATAAGCTCCTAAATATTTTCCTACTGTCCTGTTTTGCAAGCAAAAAGTTAACTCATTTTTCCAGTTAGTGACTCAGTGATTCATTAAGGGGTTTCTATAAAGACTTAAAATTGAATCACAGCGAGGAAAATTATTTCAGAGCTAGAATAAAATTGTATGTCATAAACAACACTGAGTACTAAAACCTGCTTTGAGCCAAACAAATAATATAGAAGCTTTATGCCCACAATGCAATAGATCAAGTAAACCAGTGATTTTTTTGAACACTGCAAAGTTCAACTTATTTAGATAATGCTAGTTTGGAAATGCAAGACtggataaaaatgtaaaaacagtaTAAATACTATTAACAcactaattttgcttttattaggATATTTTAATTTCCTAGCAGTTAAGTAGTACTTAACTTTTTACTACAAATATTTCATCATATGGATGGGCACATTCATCTTACATTTTTTATCTGTATGATAAATTATAACTTAGGTGCTCTCATCAAGTATCTCAAGGATAAATTAAAATGCTCAGTAAGAATCCAATTGATACGTACAGAGCACAGAAAAATGCGATTTTAGTCCTTCAATGGGGAGGAATCCACTAGAAAGTttaaattttctgtcttttctttaagCAGTAACATGGTGGtgggagaaaaaaatctaaaaaaagaactGGTTTATGAGACAAAAAAAGCAGCATTATTTCTGTGCCATTAAAGTTCCTAACATTTGGTCTTCTTTTCACTAATTTTGAGTTCTATATGAAAGATATAGTAACCAGAAAAACACAAGGCTATTTTTAGGCTTACTTGCTCCAATGTTTCCAGTCTCTCAACCTGGAAAATAATGTTGAAGTTTTAAATCAATGCCATACCTTTTCTGGGGAATATGGTGGTGAACTTGTTTGTCTTGGTTGCGTGCACATAGAGTGCCATGTGTAGCTGCAGAAAGACCACCTTGGGGGGAGGCATACCATACTGCAGGGGTCAATGTTCAAAGTCATTGTTAATTGGAAGCACCTTGAAGTTCCAGAAGGGACCACAAATTTGAACCATGAAATGCCCCCAAATTAGGAGCCACGTTGAAAGCTTCATTAAGATTTCTTTGCATAAAACCATACCCAGAGCAGGTCAGTCTATATCATTTAAATACCTTCTAAATGCTACTATGTTAAAATCCATTTCAGAAGGACACTGCCCACTAGTCTCTGAGCTAATGATGTTTCTAGGACTTTTTTTCCCTAtatcattaaatgaaaataaggtTTTATTAATATAAACTGGTTTTGACACCAGACctatgtgacctcaggcaaattCCCTAGTTTCtcttgccttagtttcctcatctgtagaacagTGAAGGTTGTGGTGAGCACTGAATGAGTTACTATGCCTGGTACATAATATCTACTCTGTAATGTCAGTTGTTAACAGTAGCATTATCACTCACCTAATAAACTAGCTCATAAAGTTTGCAGAGAAGCCATCAGaacgaatttttaaaaaatctattttataatacaattcatgatttttttccaaaatgtaataaaaatattcagtttttcaTAAGACCCTAAAATGACTATGAGCTTGGCTCAAAATTATCTATCCTAAGCACATCTGCATTCTTTCCAGCTTTCCAGCTCAAATAAGCTCATGCACAAAGGGAGTCCTGTTGCATCAGAAATGAACTTGCTGATGAAAACTGACACTGATCCTTCTGAGTCATGCCTTCCAGGCACAGGATGGGTAAGGAGATGGGTTCCCTCAGAAGATGATGCTGAAACAGGGGAGCAAACAGGTTCCCCTGCTTCAAGATACTCCTCACTGCCTTCCTTCCATGTAAAATTCAGGGCTGCTCGTCCCCTAACCCACACACATCTGACTGCCATCCTGAAGGTACAAATTTATGATCCCAAAGTGTCCAGACTCatctaaatttattcctaggtgttGTTGCTCTCTGGTTGGTCCTGTTTATGGCTAGAGATGAGCAAGAAGCATCCGCCAGCTGCCTGGGTACTCCATTTTCCACACTGCCCCTGCTGAGGGAATCCGGTAGAACACAGAATGCCCTAGGTCAGGAGCTTCCACATAACACATTCTTGGTTTTCCCAGAGCTGGTCAAGAAAGGCTGCTAAACTAAATCTGTAAGCTATTTAGCAGTCTCTGAAGCTAGAGGGACCAATTCTGCAATCACTGTGCCATTGCTATAACTTACAGTGGTCACCTACTGGcccggggaagggaggagggtaaTTTCAGTTCAAATTTTGGTGTCAGGATTTAATACCAAATAGGAAGAGactgttttcctctgttgctTGACTCAGACAAGCACGTGAGGGTCCCAGAGAAAGCTACCACCTCCTTTATCCTATAGTAAATTTTAGTTGTAGGATCTTTGCTGGTAACCTattattttaacataaatattCTGGGAGGAAGGCAAATTCAAGGCAAAGGAGTACACTAAATCACATAGCGACAATGCAAATATTTAATGCTGGTGACCAAGTCTGTTATTTCCTAGGAGATAGAGTTAGCCAGcaggtttctatttctttttcacaaaATAAGCAAATGCTTACTTTATCATTCATACatacaaaattatatacaaaCAACACACAAACTGCTTGGAATGCAAATATTCTTTGGTTTACTCATCAAAACAGCAAATAACAAAACAGCAAAATCTTATCAGTTAAATAAAAAAGTAACACTTTCTTTACCTAGCAAACCTTACTAAACATTGAAATGCATTCATTCTCATGTTCTTGTAGCAAGATTCGTTCTTCCCTTCTGCCTCTCCTCCTCCTAAATTAAATTATTCTGATGGGCTCATCACTAAAGTATAGATTGTTTTATCATTCTTAGAAGCACTTACTTTTTATAGTCCCAATATCAGGAATGATCTacattttctcttgtttcttacatttaaaatagatatgAAAAATGGAGATTCCATCAGCACATTTTCAAGATGACATACAAGTTAAGTCCTCAGCAAGCATTTCAAGGCAAATGGCATGTCATTTTGGGGAATTTTCATGTTTGAGGAAGTATTACTGTTGCTACTAAGAAACAGGACTGGAttctggaagcacagtcttacgTTAGACTAAATTATTCATAATGTCAAATATAACTGATTTCTAGAATATTGATTTCAGAGaatcagttttctatttttctgaggGTTCAATTTGACTGTCTTAATACTTGAATGTCTTAGTTCTTAATTAAGATGGAATTTTTGAATGTCAATTAGAAACTCTTTAACAAAAGAATCTTTAACAAAAGGTAAACTTGAAAATGGAATTGTTTCAAAAGGAGAAATGACAGTAACAGAGGGTTCTTGGCTTTTTAAAAGAGGTACACATACACAGTAAGGAATAAAGGTGAACCAAAATACACAACTCTGTACACGTTAGAAATATCCAATGTGCCACCAACACAACAACTGCcctaaaaaaaagatgtcttgaGGTTTGGAGCCACATGTATCTTTCTTTATATAACTCTGTATTTGCATCATGCAATCATACATCTTTCCCAGGATCTGTTAACTGTTGGGAAGCTTTTAACCAGAATATTTGGCAatacatttttcttcaaataaaacaAGCCTCATAAAACATTACCATTAATGTCTGACAACTGAATTGGGCAAAGTCTTTCTGAAATATGTGTaatcttttaaaacattcttcttgtttttttccttcataaatcAGCAGTGCTCCATCTTCAAATAAATCATGAGCAGTCACAACCTCAACTCACATGCTCATATGTTCTCTTCATCCAACATTTTGTTGATACCATCACACAATTTCTGTAAGTGGGGTTTAAAATTTCCAAAGGGATTATACAAGGCCGCCAAGAAATCACAATCTGAGAAGTGATCAAAGACGTTGTTAACCCGTCCGTGTGACTTGGCGGTGAGGTGACGCTGGATGACCTGGTGCAGCATCTCTCTGCACTCATTCAACAGCTTGGACAGCACGTTCCGGTCAAAGGTGAAGTCCACCTGGTGGAAGCTGACCACCGTCATTGCAAGCTGGTGAACTTTCTTCTTAAATTTCTCCATCAGTGCCAGCTCGTCTTGGTTAAACTGGTTGTTCCTGTAAAGGATGGCCAGCTTGATGACGGTTTTGATGAGGTTTTTGATGattttctctgcctccttcttgtTCTGGGTGTACTCCTTGGTCACCCTGTAGAGCTCATCTAGCACTTCACTGCTTGTGTCGTCGATGAGGGTGGTTGCAATGGACTTGGATGCCATTTTGCCCAAGATCTTCTTCTGTGCCTGAACGGCCAGGTTTTTGGAATTAAAGACATCTGTAGCCACTGAAAAcaaaaaggggaggggagataAAAATTCAGTGAAGATCAGTGAGAGGAGCAAATTAAAAATCTCATCTGGAGGAGTATTTTCCTTCTGATGTTCCCACTCTGTGGTTTGCCTCCCACCTACTAAACGTTAGCTCTGGGTTCagaaaggaattaaaataattttcctacATTTGGGGGGCAGAATTAGGTTCTCACTGGTGAAATTAATGGATGGCTATGCATAATCTTGAAGATTTTCTGGCAATTCAAGTATTTTACTTATACCCCCTGCTTTATAGCCAATACTTCGTTTAGAAGTTAAAGGGCTCCAGGAGAGGGGGGTAGGAGAAGAATAAGGAACTTTGGATTATCACACACAGTACTATATATGAAGTACATGATTAAGGACTTACACACCAAGTACCCTCTCACGGGGAtccctactcaatattctgtaacaatccatacaggaaaaaaatgaaaaagaattaatatatgtatatgtataactgaatcactttgctgtacaccagaaactaatataatgctgtcaatcaactatactccaataatat is a genomic window of Ovis canadensis isolate MfBH-ARS-UI-01 breed Bighorn chromosome 5, ARS-UI_OviCan_v2, whole genome shotgun sequence containing:
- the TNFAIP8 gene encoding tumor necrosis factor alpha-induced protein 8 isoform X4, with the protein product MATDVFNSKNLAVQAQKKILGKMASKSIATTLIDDTSSEVLDELYRVTKEYTQNKKEAEKIIKNLIKTVIKLAILYRNNQFNQDELALMEKFKKKVHQLAMTVVSFHQVDFTFDRNVLSKLLNECREMLHQVIQRHLTAKSHGRVNNVFDHFSDCDFLAALYNPFGNFKPHLQKLCDGINKMLDEENI
- the TNFAIP8 gene encoding tumor necrosis factor alpha-induced protein 8 isoform X3: MPKLVATDVFNSKNLAVQAQKKILGKMASKSIATTLIDDTSSEVLDELYRVTKEYTQNKKEAEKIIKNLIKTVIKLAILYRNNQFNQDELALMEKFKKKVHQLAMTVVSFHQVDFTFDRNVLSKLLNECREMLHQVIQRHLTAKSHGRVNNVFDHFSDCDFLAALYNPFGNFKPHLQKLCDGINKMLDEENI
- the TNFAIP8 gene encoding tumor necrosis factor alpha-induced protein 8 isoform X2 is translated as MNGSYLYEVHSPVATDVFNSKNLAVQAQKKILGKMASKSIATTLIDDTSSEVLDELYRVTKEYTQNKKEAEKIIKNLIKTVIKLAILYRNNQFNQDELALMEKFKKKVHQLAMTVVSFHQVDFTFDRNVLSKLLNECREMLHQVIQRHLTAKSHGRVNNVFDHFSDCDFLAALYNPFGNFKPHLQKLCDGINKMLDEENI
- the TNFAIP8 gene encoding tumor necrosis factor alpha-induced protein 8 isoform X1, whose amino-acid sequence is MSAVVAPAAAYPDTMHFEAEESKEVATDVFNSKNLAVQAQKKILGKMASKSIATTLIDDTSSEVLDELYRVTKEYTQNKKEAEKIIKNLIKTVIKLAILYRNNQFNQDELALMEKFKKKVHQLAMTVVSFHQVDFTFDRNVLSKLLNECREMLHQVIQRHLTAKSHGRVNNVFDHFSDCDFLAALYNPFGNFKPHLQKLCDGINKMLDEENI
- the TNFAIP8 gene encoding tumor necrosis factor alpha-induced protein 8 isoform X5; translation: MASKSIATTLIDDTSSEVLDELYRVTKEYTQNKKEAEKIIKNLIKTVIKLAILYRNNQFNQDELALMEKFKKKVHQLAMTVVSFHQVDFTFDRNVLSKLLNECREMLHQVIQRHLTAKSHGRVNNVFDHFSDCDFLAALYNPFGNFKPHLQKLCDGINKMLDEENI